One stretch of Bacteroidota bacterium DNA includes these proteins:
- a CDS encoding class I SAM-dependent methyltransferase, translating to MIGEEIRASVFRDTTTLYHTMPEEAVAKQLIKFTQKYAGKSILDLGCATGNYSVVLKSLGYEMKGADVNAAYIARARERGIDAFQITDGVPLPDKCVDTVICFEVIEHVPDLHSLITEAKRLARKKILFTTPNSEHVEQLMQNGLLYEHFAELDHKNFFTIHSLTEVLSKYFTKVHVQKGDGINPFALFGFTPIRMLGKVLTKVGIIRPKYHFRLFAVCNISENNADH from the coding sequence ATGATTGGAGAAGAGATCCGAGCATCGGTATTCCGGGATACCACAACGTTATATCATACCATGCCGGAAGAAGCCGTTGCCAAACAATTAATCAAGTTTACTCAAAAGTATGCGGGAAAATCCATTCTTGATCTCGGCTGTGCAACCGGAAACTATTCTGTAGTTTTGAAGAGTCTTGGATACGAAATGAAAGGTGCAGATGTAAATGCGGCATATATTGCCCGTGCACGTGAACGGGGTATTGATGCGTTTCAGATTACGGATGGTGTTCCACTTCCTGATAAATGTGTTGATACGGTGATTTGCTTCGAAGTGATTGAACATGTTCCGGATCTGCATAGTTTGATAACAGAAGCAAAACGATTGGCACGAAAGAAGATTCTGTTTACCACACCCAATTCTGAACACGTAGAACAATTGATGCAGAATGGATTACTCTATGAACATTTTGCAGAACTGGATCATAAAAATTTCTTTACGATACATTCATTGACGGAAGTCCTTTCGAAGTATTTTACCAAAGTGCATGTCCAAAAAGGGGATGGAATCAATCCATTTGCGTTGTTTGGATTTACACCAATTCGGATGCTAGGCAAAGTGTTGACGAAAGTCGGAATTATCCGTCCGAAATACCATTTTCGTTTGTTTGCTGTTTGTAATATCTCAGAGAATAATGCGGATCATTAA
- a CDS encoding glycosyltransferase family 2 protein — protein MKLSIILTSWNTKHLLHACLQSIHSFPPLCSYETIVVDNASKDQSAEMVEREFSSVVLLKNGVNAGYAGGNNIGFRHSSGEYLLLLGSDTEVFANTIQHMVNYLDEHSDVGIVSCRLVSPNGEVQHSCKKFPTVANAVATYFSLHFLNKNYLMSNFDHAFEREIDQPDATCVMIRRTALDEYIFDERFSILYNDVDLCQRVKQKGWKVFFTPDAKVIHHGSQSTKQAPSTIRLVMYQNILLYYKTYFGYYTHFILAPILVIRYLAATKDIRGFSLLYSYSKATLS, from the coding sequence ATGAAACTTTCGATCATTCTTACCTCGTGGAATACGAAACATTTATTGCATGCGTGTCTCCAATCAATTCATTCCTTTCCCCCATTGTGTTCATATGAGACAATCGTTGTTGATAATGCCTCGAAGGATCAATCCGCGGAAATGGTGGAACGTGAGTTTTCCAGCGTCGTGTTGCTAAAAAATGGTGTGAATGCCGGATATGCTGGTGGGAATAATATCGGTTTTCGACATTCCTCAGGTGAATATCTCTTGTTATTAGGGAGTGATACGGAGGTTTTTGCAAATACCATTCAACACATGGTAAATTATTTGGATGAGCATAGCGATGTGGGAATAGTCTCCTGTCGATTAGTATCACCAAACGGTGAAGTGCAGCATTCATGCAAAAAATTTCCAACGGTAGCGAATGCGGTTGCCACATACTTCTCGCTTCATTTTCTGAATAAAAATTATCTCATGTCCAATTTTGATCATGCGTTTGAACGGGAAATCGATCAACCCGATGCAACGTGTGTAATGATTCGTCGAACGGCATTAGACGAATATATTTTCGATGAACGGTTTTCGATATTGTATAACGATGTAGATCTTTGTCAGCGCGTCAAACAAAAAGGGTGGAAAGTTTTTTTTACTCCTGATGCAAAAGTGATCCATCACGGAAGTCAAAGTACAAAACAAGCTCCATCTACAATTCGTCTCGTAATGTATCAGAATATCCTGTTATACTACAAAACATATTTTGGATACTATACCCATTTTATTCTCGCCCCGATCTTAGTGATACGATACCTTGCCGCGACAAAGGATATTCGAGGATTCAGTCTATTGTATTCTTATTCGAAAGCCACGTTATCATGA
- the trpB gene encoding tryptophan synthase subunit beta, translated as MKTENRIYPNVPDERGHFGIFGGRYIPETLLPASEELTKWYAKVKNDETFQKEFQYYLKYFVGRETPLFFAERLTAHAGGAKIYLKREDLCHTGAHKINNTIGQILIAQRMGKKRIIAETGAGQHGVATATVCALFGLQCIVYMGEEDMERQAPNVYRMKLLGAEVRAVSSGSKTLKDATSEAIRDWVTNVNDTFYIIGSVVGMHPYPMMVRDFQSVIGIETRKQIIESEHRLPDAVVACVGGGSNAMGIFYPFLSDTPGVQLYGVEAAGYGLDSGKHSAALAKGKRGVLHGSMQYLLQDENGQIEIAHSISAGLDYPGVGPEHCFLKDNHFVEYVSITDTEALDALQLLARKEGIIPALESAHAVAYAQKLAATMQKDQIIVVNLSGRGDKDLGTVMKELKL; from the coding sequence ATGAAAACTGAGAATCGTATATATCCCAATGTACCTGATGAACGAGGCCACTTTGGCATATTTGGTGGACGTTATATTCCCGAGACGCTTCTACCCGCATCCGAAGAATTAACGAAGTGGTACGCTAAAGTAAAAAACGATGAAACATTTCAAAAAGAATTTCAATACTACCTTAAGTATTTTGTGGGACGCGAGACGCCGTTGTTTTTTGCTGAGCGATTAACCGCACATGCTGGCGGAGCAAAAATTTATCTCAAACGAGAGGATCTTTGTCATACCGGAGCTCACAAGATCAATAATACAATTGGGCAGATTTTAATTGCCCAACGAATGGGAAAGAAACGGATTATTGCGGAAACCGGTGCCGGTCAACACGGCGTTGCAACAGCAACCGTCTGCGCGTTATTTGGTTTGCAGTGCATCGTCTACATGGGCGAAGAAGATATGGAACGGCAAGCCCCCAATGTGTATCGAATGAAATTATTGGGTGCAGAAGTGAGAGCTGTTTCTTCCGGCAGCAAAACGTTAAAAGATGCTACCAGTGAAGCGATTCGTGATTGGGTGACCAATGTTAACGATACGTTTTATATCATTGGTTCCGTAGTTGGAATGCATCCTTATCCGATGATGGTGCGCGATTTCCAATCGGTGATTGGAATAGAAACACGGAAACAAATTATAGAGAGCGAACATCGATTGCCTGATGCTGTTGTTGCATGCGTTGGCGGAGGAAGTAATGCGATGGGAATTTTTTATCCGTTTTTGAGTGATACACCGGGCGTGCAACTGTATGGAGTTGAAGCTGCTGGTTATGGATTGGATTCAGGAAAACATTCGGCAGCGTTGGCAAAAGGAAAAAGGGGAGTGCTACACGGTTCCATGCAATATCTTTTACAGGATGAGAATGGTCAAATTGAAATAGCACATTCAATTTCTGCCGGACTTGATTATCCCGGTGTCGGCCCGGAACATTGTTTTTTGAAAGACAATCATTTTGTGGAATATGTTTCAATTACTGATACTGAAGCATTGGATGCGCTTCAATTGTTGGCACGCAAAGAGGGGATTATTCCTGCATTAGAATCCGCACATGCCGTTGCTTATGCACAAAAATTAGCGGCAACAATGCAAAAGGATCAAATTATTGTCGTAAATCTTTCTGGTCGCGGTGATAAGGATCTTGGAACCGTGATGAAAGAACTGAAATTATAG
- a CDS encoding phosphoribosylanthranilate isomerase, producing the protein MSPYFIKICGITNYEDATAAIEAGATAIGFNFYPKSKRYITPEEAKEIADQIRGRISIVGVFVNEEIASVKAIGAKVKLTYCQFHGDEPLEYVNKFSNAIKTFRVNESLRNVYFDDYKSVAFLLDAYDEKEFGGTGKTFNWLMAREANEFGKVILAGGLNETNVVSAIETVEPWGVDVSSGVEIEPGKKDKEKVKRFVENARKAFELSMNV; encoded by the coding sequence ATGAGTCCATATTTTATTAAAATATGCGGTATTACTAATTACGAAGATGCTACAGCGGCCATAGAAGCAGGAGCAACCGCGATCGGATTCAATTTCTATCCAAAAAGTAAACGATATATTACACCCGAAGAGGCAAAAGAAATAGCAGATCAGATTAGGGGAAGAATATCTATTGTCGGAGTATTCGTTAATGAAGAAATTGCATCAGTAAAGGCAATTGGAGCAAAAGTAAAACTTACCTACTGTCAATTCCATGGTGACGAACCACTGGAATATGTCAATAAATTTTCCAATGCTATTAAGACGTTTCGCGTGAATGAGTCATTACGAAATGTCTATTTTGATGATTATAAATCCGTAGCGTTTCTTCTTGATGCATATGATGAGAAGGAATTTGGAGGTACCGGAAAAACGTTTAATTGGCTGATGGCACGGGAAGCGAATGAGTTTGGGAAAGTCATTCTCGCCGGCGGATTAAATGAAACCAATGTGGTCAGTGCCATTGAAACGGTGGAACCATGGGGTGTGGATGTGAGCAGTGGAGTTGAGATTGAGCCGGGAAAAAAAGACAAAGAAAAAGTGAAGCGCTTTGTAGAGAATGCGCGTAAAGCATTTGAACTTTCAATGAATGTGTAG
- the trpC gene encoding indole-3-glycerol phosphate synthase TrpC: MNNKLSEILSHKKIEVALRKEQQSFDDLIEKAWLSSATLDFESALKNEEGIACIAEIKKASPSKGVITRDFVPTKIAREYKEGGANAISVLTDEKYFQGKSDYVQAAKIASFLPILRKDFIVDEYQIYESRVIGADAILLIVSALSDEQLRSFLTTSDDLSLSVLVECHSKEEIERAIDTGAKIIGINNRDLQSFSVNVDLSLMLKNFIPNSYTTVSESGIKNHNTVQRLEQAGFDAVLVGEQLMAQSDRRKALQELLGPNVRES, encoded by the coding sequence ATGAATAATAAGTTATCTGAAATATTAAGTCATAAGAAAATCGAAGTTGCTTTGCGGAAAGAACAACAATCGTTTGATGATCTGATTGAAAAAGCATGGTTATCCTCAGCGACATTGGATTTTGAAAGTGCATTGAAAAATGAAGAAGGAATTGCATGCATTGCAGAGATTAAAAAAGCGTCTCCTTCGAAAGGAGTAATTACGAGGGATTTTGTCCCGACGAAGATAGCACGAGAATATAAAGAAGGAGGAGCCAACGCAATATCTGTTTTGACAGATGAGAAATATTTCCAGGGAAAGTCAGATTATGTCCAAGCTGCTAAAATTGCTTCATTTCTGCCAATTCTGAGGAAAGATTTTATTGTTGATGAGTACCAAATTTACGAATCTCGCGTCATTGGTGCAGACGCAATTCTTCTCATCGTTTCAGCATTGAGCGATGAGCAGCTCCGTTCTTTTTTGACAACTTCGGATGATTTATCTCTTTCTGTTTTAGTGGAATGTCATTCGAAAGAGGAGATTGAACGTGCAATTGATACAGGTGCAAAAATTATTGGCATTAATAATCGTGATCTTCAATCATTCAGCGTGAATGTCGATCTTTCGTTGATGCTTAAAAATTTTATTCCGAATTCTTATACAACGGTCAGTGAAAGTGGAATAAAAAACCATAATACCGTTCAGCGTCTAGAACAAGCCGGATTTGATGCGGTTTTAGTAGGAGAACAATTGATGGCTCAATCGGATCGGCGGAAAGCGTTACAGGAACTTTTAGGTCCCAACGTACGAGAATCATGA
- a CDS encoding hemolysin family protein, protein MNEGQTQISLFKSLLKKFFLSKKKQVSEEEVIQLLEEGERSGAIDKTEHDLIKSILEFTDTTVKEVMVPRTDVFAVDIGTHRDRLLQSLIDQGFTRVPVFRESIDSIVGIIYTKDLIGMLEHRDLIILQDIIRPAYMVPESKKISVLLKELQKNRQHMAIVIDEFGGTEGIITIEDIVEEIVGEIRDEYDDEQSDVETSSDGTTVVNGGMSIHDFNERFKTDIPEDSQYDTISGFLHQLTERIPELHEEIKYENVSFTVAKKNERRIRQVKIKISPKEITQINE, encoded by the coding sequence ATGAATGAAGGACAAACGCAAATATCATTGTTTAAATCATTGCTGAAGAAATTTTTTCTTTCCAAGAAAAAACAAGTTTCCGAAGAAGAGGTTATTCAATTACTGGAAGAGGGGGAACGAAGCGGTGCAATTGATAAAACGGAACATGATCTGATAAAGAGCATCCTCGAATTTACCGACACAACGGTGAAAGAGGTGATGGTTCCCCGTACTGATGTTTTTGCCGTTGATATCGGAACACACCGAGATCGATTGCTCCAATCCTTGATTGATCAAGGATTTACACGCGTTCCTGTCTTTCGAGAATCCATTGACAGTATTGTAGGGATTATCTACACCAAAGATTTGATTGGAATGCTTGAACATCGGGATCTCATTATTCTTCAAGACATAATTCGTCCGGCATATATGGTTCCGGAGTCCAAAAAGATCAGTGTGTTGCTGAAGGAATTACAAAAAAATCGTCAGCACATGGCTATTGTGATCGATGAATTTGGCGGGACAGAGGGGATAATCACCATTGAAGATATTGTTGAAGAGATTGTTGGTGAGATTCGTGACGAGTATGATGATGAACAGAGCGATGTTGAAACCTCCAGTGATGGAACCACAGTTGTGAACGGGGGAATGAGTATTCATGATTTTAACGAGCGTTTTAAGACCGATATACCAGAAGATTCTCAATACGATACGATCAGCGGATTTCTCCATCAATTAACGGAACGAATTCCTGAGCTTCATGAGGAGATTAAATATGAGAATGTTTCGTTTACAGTGGCAAAAAAGAATGAACGGCGCATTCGACAAGTGAAAATTAAAATATCTCCGAAAGAAATTACCCAAATAAATGAATAA
- the trpD gene encoding anthranilate phosphoribosyltransferase, which produces MIQNAIHTLIEKTDLSKQDTYECVKEIMSGKATDATIASFLTALRMKGETPAEIAGAAHAMREVSTKINTKHPNVIDTCGTGGDGLGTFNISTASAIVASAAGAKVAKHGNRAISSKCGSADVLKAFGVKIELEKEKVEQCLDEIGIAFLFAPLLHGAMKYAMPVRRELGIRTIFNILGPLTNPAGAKRQLLGVFRRGLTETLAQVLLDLGTERALIVHGNGGMDEISTIGETKISEIMNGNISTYTFSHSSVGIPSAELVALAGGEAEDNRKIIQSIFEGVKGAARNIVVLNAGAAIYVAGIMPTIQDGVLAAEEAIDSGKAGKKLKELVEFSNS; this is translated from the coding sequence ATGATACAGAATGCAATACATACATTGATCGAAAAAACAGACCTTTCAAAGCAGGATACATACGAGTGTGTGAAAGAGATCATGTCGGGAAAAGCAACAGACGCTACCATTGCCTCATTTTTAACGGCGTTACGAATGAAAGGGGAAACACCAGCAGAAATTGCAGGTGCTGCACACGCAATGCGGGAGGTATCGACAAAAATCAATACCAAGCATCCAAATGTCATCGATACATGCGGAACAGGTGGTGATGGCTTAGGGACATTCAATATTTCTACTGCTTCTGCAATTGTTGCTTCTGCAGCGGGCGCCAAAGTCGCTAAACATGGTAATCGAGCTATCTCAAGCAAATGTGGAAGTGCAGATGTCTTAAAAGCGTTTGGAGTAAAAATTGAATTGGAAAAAGAAAAAGTTGAACAATGTTTGGACGAAATTGGAATTGCATTTCTCTTTGCGCCGTTGCTTCATGGCGCTATGAAATATGCTATGCCTGTTCGCCGTGAACTCGGGATTCGTACAATATTTAATATTCTGGGACCGTTAACAAATCCCGCAGGAGCAAAACGTCAGTTATTAGGAGTGTTTCGAAGGGGATTAACCGAGACACTTGCACAAGTATTATTGGATTTAGGTACAGAGCGAGCACTTATTGTGCACGGAAACGGGGGAATGGATGAGATTTCAACGATAGGTGAGACGAAGATCAGTGAAATTATGAATGGAAATATTTCAACGTACACTTTTTCACATTCTTCTGTTGGCATTCCTTCTGCAGAATTAGTTGCTCTTGCTGGCGGAGAAGCAGAGGATAACAGAAAAATTATTCAATCGATATTTGAGGGTGTCAAGGGCGCAGCTCGAAACATTGTTGTACTAAACGCAGGCGCCGCAATTTATGTAGCGGGTATTATGCCGACGATTCAGGATGGAGTTCTTGCTGCAGAGGAAGCTATCGACAGTGGCAAAGCCGGAAAAAAATTGAAAGAGTTGGTTGAGTTCTCGAACTCATAA
- the truA gene encoding tRNA pseudouridine(38-40) synthase TruA produces the protein MKRNIKLTIEYDGTDFVGWQRQPNGRTVQEEIETAIRTITQEESGIVGAGRTDSGVHARGQVANFFTSSNLTIREFHRALNGNIPNDIVIHSAEEVDEKFSARYSATAREYQYFISQKFTAIDRKYCWQIGYRFDIEKMNRIASSILGVHDFQSFCKADSEVEHYLCHIVESKWYKESGKLIYVVRANRFLQGMVRALVGTMVNVGRGYTQEEDFRMILEAKNRAKAGQAAPAQGLFLERVTY, from the coding sequence ATGAAACGGAATATTAAACTTACAATAGAATACGATGGAACAGATTTTGTTGGCTGGCAGAGGCAACCGAACGGAAGGACTGTACAGGAGGAGATTGAAACGGCAATTCGAACGATAACACAAGAAGAGTCCGGTATTGTCGGAGCCGGAAGGACTGATAGCGGAGTTCATGCCCGAGGTCAGGTAGCGAATTTTTTTACATCAAGTAATCTTACGATTCGAGAATTCCATCGTGCTCTTAATGGAAATATTCCAAATGATATTGTCATTCATTCAGCTGAAGAAGTGGATGAAAAATTTTCGGCGCGGTACAGCGCTACTGCAAGAGAATATCAATATTTTATTTCACAAAAATTTACAGCAATCGATAGAAAATATTGTTGGCAAATAGGTTACCGGTTTGATATTGAAAAAATGAACAGAATTGCATCTTCAATTCTTGGTGTTCACGATTTTCAATCATTTTGTAAAGCTGATTCCGAAGTTGAACATTACCTCTGTCATATAGTCGAATCGAAATGGTATAAAGAGAGTGGAAAATTGATCTATGTTGTAAGAGCAAATAGATTTCTTCAAGGTATGGTTCGCGCATTAGTTGGTACGATGGTGAATGTTGGGCGAGGATATACTCAGGAAGAAGATTTCCGTATGATTTTGGAAGCAAAGAATCGTGCAAAAGCAGGTCAGGCGGCACCCGCTCAGGGATTATTCCTGGAACGCGTAACTTATTGA
- the mtaB gene encoding tRNA (N(6)-L-threonylcarbamoyladenosine(37)-C(2))-methylthiotransferase MtaB yields MKASFYTLGCKLNYAETASLERQFKERGFDIVPFAEHSDVCIINTCSVTERADREARQIVRRALRTSPNAFVAVVGCYAQLDPEEIASIDGVDIVLGASEKFRVFDFAESFQKYSSPKVFVSPIENVNDFGPAFSGGVDDRTRAFLKVQDGCDFTCAFCTIPLARGESRSQTIDACVTQARQLVEMGYKEIILTGVNVGDFGKKNDLSLLQLLKELDSVDGIERIRISSIEPNLLNDELIDFWLRSEKICDHFHIPLQNGNDEILRKMRRRYTSEHYQKLIHRIREKSPSAGIGVDVIVGFPGETEQLFEKNFHFLHELPISYLHVFTYSERPNTPSIDFPGRVEPRIRYSHSDKLRILGQMKKSAFYQSQKNRVLPVLIESAIEENMLSGYTDNYVRVRVPYHPSLENSIAMVRIGEYSGDVCEGEIVSVKSSQSVINPMLPILNSVVR; encoded by the coding sequence ATGAAAGCATCATTCTATACATTGGGCTGCAAATTGAACTATGCGGAAACCGCATCGCTTGAACGTCAATTCAAGGAGCGTGGATTCGACATTGTTCCGTTTGCCGAACATTCCGATGTCTGCATCATTAATACCTGCTCAGTGACGGAACGTGCTGACAGGGAAGCTCGTCAGATTGTCCGCCGTGCATTACGAACATCTCCAAATGCATTTGTGGCAGTTGTCGGATGCTATGCGCAGCTTGATCCTGAAGAAATTGCCTCAATCGATGGCGTTGATATTGTGCTTGGTGCCAGCGAAAAATTTAGAGTGTTCGATTTTGCGGAATCGTTTCAAAAATATTCTTCCCCGAAAGTATTTGTTTCCCCAATTGAAAATGTCAATGATTTCGGTCCTGCATTTTCCGGTGGTGTTGATGATCGTACGCGAGCATTTCTGAAAGTGCAGGATGGTTGCGACTTCACTTGTGCGTTCTGTACGATTCCTCTTGCACGTGGTGAGAGCAGAAGTCAAACGATCGATGCTTGTGTTACGCAGGCTCGTCAGTTAGTTGAGATGGGGTACAAAGAAATTATTCTTACCGGAGTCAATGTGGGAGATTTTGGGAAAAAGAATGATTTGTCGTTATTACAATTATTAAAAGAATTAGATAGTGTTGATGGAATTGAGCGCATTCGGATCAGTTCAATTGAACCGAATTTGCTGAATGATGAATTAATCGATTTTTGGCTTCGCTCTGAAAAAATTTGCGATCATTTCCATATCCCACTCCAAAATGGCAATGACGAAATTCTCCGGAAAATGAGACGCCGTTATACATCAGAACATTATCAGAAATTAATCCATCGGATTCGTGAAAAATCTCCTTCGGCAGGAATTGGTGTTGATGTGATTGTTGGTTTTCCGGGTGAAACGGAACAATTGTTTGAGAAAAATTTTCATTTTCTTCATGAGCTGCCAATCAGTTATTTACATGTGTTTACCTATTCTGAACGTCCAAATACTCCTTCGATTGATTTCCCGGGACGGGTGGAACCTAGAATTCGTTATTCGCATAGCGATAAACTTAGGATTCTTGGACAGATGAAAAAATCTGCATTCTATCAATCACAAAAAAATCGTGTTCTGCCTGTGTTGATCGAGAGTGCAATCGAAGAGAATATGCTTTCTGGATATACGGATAACTATGTGCGAGTTCGAGTACCGTATCATCCTTCGTTGGAAAACAGTATTGCCATGGTTCGCATTGGTGAATATTCTGGTGACGTGTGTGAAGGAGAAATTGTAAGTGTCAAATCATCTCAATCCGTTATCAACCCGATGCTTCCTATTCTTAATTCAGTTGTTCGCTAA
- the rpsA gene encoding 30S ribosomal protein S1 gives MSQKEEVDVLIDEKPYSDEEMKLFTEMYEGTLGKITQGEIVKGKIAFIGHNDVVLDIGFKSEGTVPIGEFPNIKDLKIGDEVEVFLESIEDKDGQMVLSRKRADFMRVWEKVTRSYTSGEVVQGKIIRRIKGGLVVDVMGIDAFLPGSQIDVRPVRDFDALLGRDMDFRVVKVNHPSENIVVSHKILVEEELADQRKAILSGLEKGQILEGIVKAISDFGVFIDLGGVDGLVHITDLSWGRINHPSEVVKLDQTVNVVVLDFDQEKKRISLGMKQLQAHPWEKIDERYPIGKKVSGKVVSLTDYGAFIEIEKGIEGLIHISEMSWTQHVKHPSQMVSMGQVIEAVILSLDAAGKKISLGMKQLEPDPWSSLMVKYPIGSRHNGTVRNLTNFGVFVELEQGIDGLIHISDLSWTKKIRHPGEIVKKGDNIDVIILGVDVDQRRISLGHKQLNDNPWDTFGGQYKVNTEVEGKVVRIIEKGVIVELPLGVDGFVPLSQLSQTPIKNLAEAFQVGDKLPMSVIEFDGESKKIVLSVVEYLRGKEQKIIDDYVAKHKLPPITLKDALPVELTPEEKKAADEEASLK, from the coding sequence ATGTCACAAAAAGAAGAAGTAGATGTACTCATCGACGAGAAACCGTATTCCGATGAGGAAATGAAACTGTTTACCGAGATGTACGAAGGAACATTGGGGAAAATCACCCAAGGCGAGATCGTAAAAGGAAAGATCGCTTTTATCGGACACAATGATGTTGTGTTGGATATCGGTTTTAAATCCGAAGGGACTGTGCCAATCGGTGAATTTCCAAACATCAAAGATTTAAAGATCGGCGATGAAGTAGAGGTATTTCTCGAAAGCATCGAAGATAAAGACGGCCAGATGGTTCTTTCACGCAAACGTGCAGACTTCATGCGCGTATGGGAAAAAGTCACAAGGTCGTACACTAGCGGTGAAGTTGTTCAAGGAAAGATCATCCGTCGCATTAAAGGCGGTCTGGTTGTAGACGTGATGGGAATCGACGCATTCTTACCTGGATCCCAGATCGATGTTCGACCGGTGCGCGATTTTGATGCATTGCTCGGAAGAGATATGGATTTCCGCGTGGTAAAAGTAAATCATCCGTCGGAAAACATTGTCGTTAGTCATAAGATTCTTGTGGAAGAAGAACTTGCAGATCAACGCAAAGCGATCCTTTCCGGCCTCGAAAAAGGTCAGATCCTTGAAGGTATCGTTAAAGCTATCTCCGACTTCGGTGTGTTCATCGACCTCGGCGGAGTTGACGGTCTTGTGCACATTACAGACCTCTCATGGGGACGTATTAACCATCCGTCTGAAGTGGTAAAACTTGATCAGACTGTGAACGTTGTTGTTCTTGATTTCGATCAGGAAAAGAAACGTATCTCACTTGGCATGAAACAATTGCAGGCACATCCGTGGGAAAAGATTGACGAACGCTATCCGATCGGCAAAAAGGTCAGCGGCAAAGTCGTATCACTCACCGATTACGGTGCATTTATTGAAATAGAAAAAGGTATTGAAGGTCTTATCCACATTTCCGAAATGAGCTGGACACAGCATGTGAAACATCCTTCACAGATGGTTTCCATGGGTCAGGTGATTGAAGCGGTTATTCTTTCGCTTGATGCAGCAGGAAAGAAGATCTCGCTCGGCATGAAACAACTCGAACCCGATCCGTGGAGTTCGTTGATGGTGAAATATCCGATTGGTTCACGGCACAACGGAACGGTCCGCAATTTGACCAACTTCGGTGTGTTCGTAGAATTGGAACAGGGTATCGACGGTCTTATTCACATTTCTGATTTGTCGTGGACAAAGAAAATCCGTCATCCAGGTGAAATTGTGAAAAAAGGAGATAACATCGATGTCATTATCCTAGGAGTTGACGTTGATCAACGCCGTATCTCTCTTGGACACAAGCAGCTGAATGACAATCCGTGGGATACTTTCGGCGGTCAGTACAAAGTCAATACCGAAGTTGAAGGGAAAGTGGTCCGCATCATTGAAAAAGGTGTGATTGTTGAACTTCCGCTCGGCGTTGATGGATTTGTACCGTTGTCACAGTTGTCGCAGACACCAATCAAAAATCTGGCAGAAGCATTCCAGGTTGGCGACAAACTTCCGATGTCCGTCATCGAGTTTGATGGTGAAAGCAAGAAGATCGTTCTTTCCGTTGTAGAATATCTCCGCGGAAAAGAACAGAAGATCATTGATGACTATGTTGCAAAACATAAACTTCCCCCGATCACTCTGAAAGATGCGCTCCCAGTTGAGTTGACACCTGAAGAGAAAAAAGCAGCGGATGAAGAAGCATCATTGAAGTAA